A window of Phyllopteryx taeniolatus isolate TA_2022b chromosome 19, UOR_Ptae_1.2, whole genome shotgun sequence contains these coding sequences:
- the slc38a10 gene encoding solute carrier family 38 member 10 isoform X4, with amino-acid sequence MVLSSFKHGLLSGRWLGQVNVVRWEGVFRCLPICGMAFACQSQVLPTYDSLDEPSVKRMSTIFTSALNVVTVFYITVGFFGYVSFTENIAGNVLMNFPSNLVTEVIRVGFMMSVAVGFPMMILPCRQAINTMLFEQQQKDGTFAAGGYMPPLRFKMITLSIVFGTMLGGILIPNVETILGLTGATMGSLICFICPALIYRKIQKSGIIAQLVLCVGLGILLISTCTTLSISAQDPGIRVQAPPPPAPDKSNMKLPDSIVLHENLPDMKPVDIQQPDIQAVDELQPDKRQPVEPLQIKGPVGLPESKKEEEVQLDRPDAGVAVPEGEAHRHEPPIPHDEVQIDTRKNNAELEEEKKIVEEEHKRDEEQGGGQAAAKIEESAENVLKPAVVVVKKEEVDLGRGEVRSNEVLEKVVEEAAKNQEDIPLKEVEKLDAVKDPLAARANEAVVAQAEKVDKAAEAAGKPPPAAEEALAADSKDAGDEKMDVIKKLVAEGQLDHAVLLQVIKEQQEQHKRLLDQQEKLLAVIEEQHKEIHQKQPGDPQEHAEEAEGGAAKPRDSGLALDAQQPEEAAGIGALQVAVADPRAVVQNAGQVEDKGVKAANVAAPAPYKENKPVESHQQSELGARGVPLMRKIPEGHHPVAQNEHAAQVRDKEHKLDDEKEKMEKEAQAKLEQLEREMKEKVELEKKRAERERLEKELEREAEEKLATEQERLEREKIEKEVQARVEKERLERERREKLEKEKALKEKLAQEKAAEEKRQEEIQKAENALVERKEKEAQERLAQLERAIEAQNAGNAAQGAPREDGEALKKGGRDLKEKVAAQADPGEDAEDGPVKAQARSRGSHENARDEGEMDLRRKRRALGRGEDVGAPEGPGVPRAVRGLEPLLELGGPDLHVALEEKLLAGAMVHSRQIKQTSEDKEIK; translated from the exons ATGGTGCTGTCTTCATTCAAACATGGGCTGCTCAGTGGCCGGTGGCTAGGGCAGGTCAATGTGGTGCGCTGGGAGGGGGTGTTTCGCTGTCTCCCCATCTGTGGGATGGCCTTCGCCTGCCAGTC TCAGGTGCTGCCGACCTACGACAGCCTGGACGAGCCGTCTGTCAAACGCATGAGCACCATTTTCACCTCGGCCCTCAACGTCGTCACGGTCTTCTACATCACT GTGGGCTTCTTTGGCTACGTCAGTTTCACAGAGAACATTGCAGGCAACGTGCTGATGAACTTCCCTTCCAACTTGGTGACCGAAGTGATCCGGGTGGGCTTCATGATGTCCGTCGCCGTCGGTTTCCCGATGATGATCTTACCGTGCCGTCAGGCCATCAACACCATGCTCTTTGAGCAGCAG CAAAAAGATGGGACATTTGCTGCCGGTGGATACATGCCTCCTCTGCGCTTCAAGATGATCACACTCAGCATCGTGTTTGGCACCATGCTGGGAGGCATCCTCATCCCCAACG TGGAAACCATTTTGGGTCTGACTGGAGCCACCATGGGTAGCCTCATCTGCTTCATATGCCCCGCTCTCATCTACAGAAAGATCCAGAAGAGTGGCATCATCGCTCAG CTCGTGCTTTGTGTGGGTCTGGGCATCCTTCTCATCAGCACCTGCACCACCCTGTCCATCTCAGCCCAGGACCCCGGCATCAGAGTccaagctcctcctcctccagcaccTGACAAGAGCAACATGAAACTGCCAGACAGCATTGTGCTGCACG AGAATCTTCCAGATATGAAACCAGTGGACATACAACAACCAGACATCCAAGCAGTGGATGAGCTGCAACCTGACAAGAGACAGCCAGTCGAACCCCTACAAATTAAAGGACCAGTGGGACTGCCTGAGAGCaagaaggaggaagaggtgCAGTTGGACCGCCCTGATGCTG GCGTAGCTGTGCCAGAGGGAGAAGCACACCGCCACGAACCACCGATCCCACATGACGAGGTCCAGATAGACACAAGAAAGAACAATGCAGAGTtggaggaggaaaagaaaataGTGGAGGAAGAACACAAACGAGATGAAGAGCAAGGTGGAGGTCAGGCTGCTGCTAAAATAGAGGAGAGTGCAGAAAACGTACTGAAGCCTGCAGTAGTGGTTGTGAAGAAAGAGGAAGTGGACCTGGGTAGAGGTGAAGTCCGGTCCAATGAGGTGCTTGAGAAGGTGGTGGAAGAAGCAGCAAAGAATCAAGAAGACATACCCCTGAAAGAAGTGGAGAAGCTCGATGCTGTGAAAGACCCACTGGCCGCACGCGCCAATGAAGCTGTAGTGGCGCAAGCAGAGAAAGTTGACAAAgctgctgaggctgctgggAAAC CGCCACCTGCTGCTGAAGAAGCCCTAGCTGCAGACAGCAAAGATGCTGGAGATGAGAAGATGGATG TGATAAAAAAGCTGGTTGCAG AAGGCCAGCTGGACCATGCAGTACTGCTGCAGGTCATCAAGGAGCAGCAGGAACAACATAAGAGACTCCTTGACCAGCAGGAGAAGCTTCTGGCAGTCATAGAAGAGCAGCACAAGGAAATCCACCAAAAGCAGCCAGGTG ACCCCCAGGAGCACGCGGAGGAGGCAGAAGGAGGAGCGGCGAAACCCCGAGACTCAGGCCTGGCCTTAGATGCGCAGCAGCCTGAAGAGGCAGCGGGCATCGGGGCTCTGCAAGTGGCCGTCGCCGATCCTCGTGCTGTGGTGCAAAACGCAGGTCAAGTTGAAGATAAGGGAGTCAAGGCAGCCAACGTAGCTGCTCCGGCACCTTACAAAGAGAACAAACCGGTTGAGTCACATCAGCAGAGTGAGCTGGGGGCGAGAGGAGTGcccctaatgaggaaaatacCTGAGGGCCATCACCCAGTAGCTCAAAATGAACACGCAGCCCAAGTTAGAGATAAGGAACACAAGCTAGATGATGAAAAAGAGAAGATGGAGAAAGAGGCCCAGGCCAAACTGGAACAGCTTGAGAGGGAGATGAAGGAAAAGGTGGAGTTGGAGAAGAAGAGAGCAGAAAGAGAAAGATTAGAAAAAGAACTGGAGAGGGAGGCAGAGGAAAAGCTGGCCACAGAACAGGAGCGGCTGGAGAGAGAGAAGATTGAGAAAGAAGTGCAGGCTCGGGTGGAAAAGGAACGACTGGAGAGGGAGAGGCGAGAGAAGCTGGAGAAAGAGAAGGCGCTAAAGGAGAAATTAGCACAGGAGAAGGCCGCCGAGGAGAAGCGCCAGGAGGAAATTCAAAAAGCAGAAAATGCTTTGGTTGAGAGGAAAGAAAAGGAGGCGCAGGAGAGGTTAGCTCAGTTGGAGCGAGCCATAGAAGCCCAAAACGCCGGCAACGCCGCACAGGGAGCTCCGAGAGAAGATGGCGAAGCTTTGAAGAAAGGAGGACGAGACCTCAAAGAGAAAGTTGCCGCTCAGGCGGACCCGGGAGAGGACGCCGAAGACGGACCCGTCAAAGCCCAGGCTCGCTCTCGGGGCTCCCACGAGAACGCGCGGGACGAGGGAGAGATGGATCTAAGACGGAAGCGCAGGGCCCTAGGACGCGGCGAAGACGTTGGCGCTCCGGAGGGGCCTGGGGTGCCCAGGGCCGTGCGTGGGCTGGAGCCCCTGCTGGAGCTGGGGGGGCCCGACCTGCACGTAGCCCTGGAGGAGAAGCTGCTAGCGGGGGCAATGGTGCACTCACGGCAGATTAAGCAGACCTCAGAGGATAAGGAGATCAAATAA